The sequence tgaaaaaaatcttttttcattttttcgcacatttcaccccgttactcccgaaccggaggttcgatccgaataaaattcaatagcagactatgggacccAGAGAACTACAGCAAGGTAATAGATTCTCTTGTCTCTTGTTTAATATtactttggaaggtgtgattcgaagagcaggAATggacacgatcttccgaaagtctgaCCAGCTATTCGTGCAGCTTCACTGACGACTTTAATATTCAATCATAGAGAAGAtaaacatcggactgaaagccggAAATTGGCGTATCGGACTGACAattaatgcgtcgaaaacaaaatacatgagaggaagagcaTTACGCCTTCCTCCGCTCCCTATTGAGCTAAAGTTGTACGACTGTGATTGGCTTCGCATGTCATTGAGATGCCGAACTGTAATccggtgaaaatggttcttgaatctgatcCGGCCAACCGAGAATAGTATGTCTCAGTCTAACAATGATCTGTACCCGGAGagaaatgaattaaaaaaaattgcatggctagtactacgatcctactgacactaagaacccttccaggttgaAACTCGAACATACTACAACTGGATTGTAAGAACagcgctctatgcattgaactgccaaatCGGGTTGCAACACATATTTGTTTCAAACAAACAAGCTCTAGTTCTCAATTCAGATTTAATCGATGATATTTTGGTTTGAAACAAACACATTGCTGGAAGAAACAAGAGATAGTTCTTGGGTTCGTTCTGTTGTTATCAAGTTTAACGATCTTTTCGAACTGTGTGTTTTGTAGAGGCCGATTCAAATGACTTGATTTTTACTTGTGTTCATGCGTACTATATCTACTTTATTTTTTCGTGGTCAATCTATGAGTTGATACAAAGCAATCATCTCGTGTCCAGAATTAAACGCAATACGACAGCGTCTGATTGAATATCCTACCAGCAGGGCATCTCTTCAGATTAGCCACCGGCCGACCATTGACGATTGCGCACTGATAATAGGTAGCCGGGTCGTTAGAGTTGGCAAAATTTCCTTGTCCGGGACAGCTATACACACAGGATTTAGTTCTCATGTCGAATGTTGCACGGTTGGGGCATTGATATATATTCGTTGAAGTGACCTGCCCGTTTACCACTGTACACAGCGCGTAGTACTGACGTGAATTTCCATAGTAAACGAAGCCAGTGGTGACGCCGCATTGAATCCTAACGCAGGTATTAGCATTTCCAGCTCGACACATGTGCGTTGCGAGGTTAAAGTTGGTTCCCGCTGGACATTTGTAGACATCCGATACATTTCCCACTTTGAGGCAGACGTGATAAATGGTGCAGTCGGGATCTGAGATCGGTACATTTTACTCAATCATTACCTTTAAATATGTTTACTGGTACTAACCTGGAAGAACCCCGACCGAGGAGCATGTGATAGGGCCAGGTTCAGATGTGCAACTAGGGGCTGGTGTATCGAGACAGCTAGATTGTCCTTCACCAGGGTTGCAGTAAGGAAACTCGCTGTCGCATGGAATCGTCGCTGCTGGGTTGCCACAAAAAGCAAGTGTATTGCAATCTGAgcaataaaacattttattttctccCGGGTTACAAGTATCCAAAGCTGGGACTTCTTCCGGCGAGCTGACGACTTTGACACCCGGAACGTCAAGCTGAGCTTGCGTCACGACGACGGCACGGGCAAGCGAAAGAAACAGCGAAATAATCAGGCCTTTCATCGTGACCACGAACCGTTACTGAGCATCCCACTCTGAATGGCATCGTCATTTTATAGTTCAAGATATGCAGTTTCGTAGAAACCAAGTAATGAAATGATCCCTATGGTGTTCGGTATGATTACTGGGATCAAGATAAAAGTGACTTCAAAGTAATCAGTGTCAGCTGGAGAAGTTGTGCAGGAAAACGTGTACACACGTAGTTCTTGGGAACAGTATACTAACAGTTATTCAG comes from Malaya genurostris strain Urasoe2022 chromosome 3, Malgen_1.1, whole genome shotgun sequence and encodes:
- the LOC131438872 gene encoding peritrophin-48-like; the encoded protein is MKGLIISLFLSLARAVVVTQAQLDVPGVKVVSSPEEVPALDTCNPGENKMFYCSDCNTLAFCGNPAATIPCDSEFPYCNPGEGQSSCLDTPAPSCTSEPGPITCSSVGVLPDPDCTIYHVCLKVGNVSDVYKCPAGTNFNLATHMCRAGNANTCVRIQCGVTTGFVYYGNSRQYYALCTVVNGQVTSTNIYQCPNRATFDMRTKSCVYSCPGQGNFANSNDPATYYQCAIVNGRPVANLKRCPAGRIFNQTLSYCV